The following proteins are co-located in the Candidatus Palauibacter australiensis genome:
- a CDS encoding PadR family transcriptional regulator has product MKKLIYKELVAASSRPLVLSILAGGDTYGYEIIKQVKRLSGGDLEWSGGMLYPLLHRLEKDRLIEGYWEPTDEGRPRKYYSLTTLGRRQLAADRKSWRAMYGVLELSWRGGDVSAG; this is encoded by the coding sequence ATGAAGAAGTTGATCTACAAGGAGTTGGTGGCGGCTTCCTCGCGCCCTCTGGTGCTCTCGATCCTCGCCGGCGGCGACACGTACGGCTACGAGATCATCAAGCAGGTGAAGCGGCTCTCCGGCGGCGACCTGGAGTGGTCGGGCGGGATGCTCTATCCCCTCCTGCACCGGCTCGAGAAGGACCGCCTCATTGAAGGCTACTGGGAACCCACCGACGAAGGGCGACCGCGCAAGTACTACAGCCTGACGACCCTCGGGCGGCGGCAGTTGGCCGCCGACCGGAAGAGCTGGCGGGCCATGTACGGAGTGCTGGAGCTATCCTGGCGAGGCGGCGATGTCTCGGCTGGATGA